ATTGGAAATAGCCGTTGGTTCAGGTGGGTAGCAAGGACTCGAGTAGGAGCTCAGATCATTGAAAAAGGCTCCCGGCCAACATTGCCGCATTTATTATTCCAGGACACAGCAGCGCATCGGCCACTTTGTTAACAACTTTATTGTCCGCCCACACGTACAGATTCACGTCTGCGGCGGACCAATCTCCACGGCGGCAGCACTGCAAATGGAGGCAGCCATCCCGAACTTCATGATTCACGAGCTGCATCGTTATGCGCTGCTTGAGCCGAACACCAAAACCTGTGTGCACAACTATATGCCCGAAAACGGCATGTATAGCGTCCCCGATCTTCCTGGCCTGGGGCAGGAGTTGACTCCTGAGACGCTCGCCGCCTCCAGGGTTGTAACGGTCAAATAACTTGTAGCGGTTAATACGATAAAAAAGGGGGAGACATTGTCTCCCCCTTTTTTGCGTACTCCCTTTTGCCTACACGGATATTCACTAAACAACTCCGCTTCCGGCAGCAGAGAGATGCAGCAACCGGAAGCGGCTTTTCATGGCACCCGGCACCCGCCCCCTGCGCGGCAAGGTATCGGTCCGCGAAAAACGGATCGCGGCAACGGCGATCACCGTGGCGACAGGCCATGGTTGACCGTCCGGGCTCGCCCTCCATCACCGTATAGCCGCGAGAGGAAAGACTTCCCGCCTATCCGGGGTAAGGCCCCAATTCCGGGTGTCAGGGACCTTATTGCACGGAGATCGGCTTGGCGCGCCCAAGAGTTCTTCCGCTCCGGACCGCCTTGACATGAGTATCTTTTATGAAATAGTAGCACTAAAGTGTTACTATTTTATTATTCGTGCTAACACCATCCGGTCCAACCGGCATCGGGGTTAGCGGAGGAGGGTATCCGATGTCAGGATGCACACCAAAGTCGGCACCGGCAATGGCGCCGGTGGACTTGTCTTCAATCCACCCCAACAAGGAGGGCACCATGAAACAGATTGAAGGCGTAATGGCCCAAACCAACGCACCCAAGGGCGTTGACCCGGACAATCTTTTCTTCGTCCAGGTCGATCCCACCAAGTGCGAAGCTTGCGGCACTTGCGAGGAACACTGCGCCACAGGAGCGATCCAGGCCATCAACGAGGAAGGCATCCATCAGGTGGTGGACCCGGCGGCCTGCATGAACTGCGGCCAGTGCCTCGTCAACTGTCCCTACGACGCCATCTACGAGGGTGTCTCCTACGTAGACGAGATCTTCGAGAAATTGAAGGATCCGAACACCATAGTGGTCTCCATGCCCGCTCCCGCCGTGCGCTACGGCCTGGGCGAGTGCTTCGGCAAGGCCACCGGCACCTATGTGGGCGGCCAGATGCACGCGGCCCTGCGCCAGCTCGGCTTCAACTACATCTGGGACAATGAGTTCGCCGCCGACGTGACCATCATGGAAGAGGGCACCGAGCTCATCCAGCGGGTCAAGGAACAGGGCCAGAAGGACGCGCGTCCCCTGCCCCAGTTTACCTCCTGCTGCCCCGGTTGGATCAAGTTCGCCGAAACCTTCTACCCGGACTTGCTGCCCAACCTGTCGAGCTGCAAATCGCCCATCGGCATGCTTGGCCCCCTGGCCAAGACCTACGGCGCCGAAGAGACCCACACCCCGGCCCAAAAGATCTACACGGTCTCCATCATGCCCTGCATCGCCAAGAAGTACGAGGGAATGCGCCCCGAGATGGCCGACAGCGGCTTCCGGGACATCGACGCGACCATCGACACTCGTGAGCTGGCCTACATGATCAAGACCGCGGGCATCGACTTCAACTCCCTGCCGTCTCAGGGGCCGGACCCGATCCTCGGTGACTCCACCGGCGCCGCGACGATCTTCGGCAACTCCGGCGGCGTCATGGAAGCGGCCCTGCGCCTGGCCTACGAGGTCCTGTCCGGCGAGAAGCTGAACAACCCCGACATCAAGGTCGTGCGCACACACGAAGGCATCAACACCGCCGATGTGAAGGTGCCCCACTTCGGCACGGTCAAGGTCGCCGTGGCCAGCGGCCTGAAAAACGCGGCCAAGCTGTGTGACGAAGTACGCGCGGGTAAATCCCCGTACCACTTCATCGAGATCATGACCTGCCCCGGCGGGTGCGTGAACGGCGGCGGCCAGCCCGTGGATCCCGACATCAGGGCTTCCCTGTTCCGGTCCACCGTGGCCCAGATCAACAAGCGCTTCCGGGCCCGCAGGGTCGGCGCATAAGGAGGAATGAAACCATGAAACTGAACAGACGCGGATTCATCAAGGTTTGCGGCATGATGGCCGGATACGCCGTGCTCGGCGCGAACCTGACCCGGGAGGCGGTCGCCGCCACCATGGACTTCGTCGGCCTGCGCCAGAAGTCCGTGTACGACGCCGACGCCCACATCTACAAGGTCAGGAAATCCCAGGACAACCCGATGGTCAAGAAGCTCTACGACCATAAGGAAGGCTTCCTGCATGACGGCCCCTGCGGCCACATGTCCCACCACCTGCTGCATACCCACTATGTGGACCGCAGCGCACGGGTGAAGGTTCTCAAGGAAAAAGGCTACAAGTTCAATCTCTAATATCCGACAGCTTCGACCTGCGGCAAGGATGCTTCTGATCCAAGGGCCGAACGCGTCTCCTATCCCATCCCTCCCCATACCGCTCTGTTTCCACCCTTCTTCTCAGCCATCGCGTAGGCTGTTCGTAATACTTTTTTTAAAAAAATATGCGTTTAATATAATTTTTTCTTGATTAGTAATACTGTCTTTCGTAACACTGATCTCCAGAACACCTCCAACCGGAGACCGCCTGCCTGCGGGAAGGGTTTGCCTGACCCCAAGGCGGAGCCGCCCGGCCCTGTCCGATATCGCAATCGGCAAAACGGCCGGGGGTTCCGTTCCCTCTCCGGCAGAGAGCCCGGGAGTGCTAAACCGGGCTCTTCTTATAAGGAATCCACGAATTGAAGGAGCAAGGGATGCAGAAACGGCTGGGCATCATCGGCATCATCATCAAGGACCGCAACAAGGCCGCCGGCGCGGTCAACAACATCCTGAGCGACCACGGGGAAATGATCGTGGGCCGGATGGGGCTACCGTTCCGGGAGCGGGGCGTGAGCATCATCGACCTGATCATCGAGGCCACCACCGACGAAGTGGGGGCGCTGACCGGCAAGCTCGGCATGCTCGACGGCGTCCAGGTCAAATCGCTGTTGGTATGACGAACGGAATCCCCGCGCCGCACGACCGTCGGCGCGGGCCGTTTTCTCTCCCGTCAGCGTTCCCGGAACGTTCCGCAGAAAAGACGGGGAGAACGGAAGCCCGGCACTTGTAACCTCAGCCAAGGCGAATCATGCGGGACCGAAAGCCTGAAGAGACCCGGATCGAACGTGACGGAATAGGCGAACTCGCCCTGCCTGCGGAGGCCTACTGGGGCATCCACACCTTGCGGGCCGTGCGCAACTTTCCCTTTTCCGGATATCGGCTGCACCCGGCATTCATCCGCTCGTTCGCCCAAGTCAAACAGGCTTGCGCCAAAACCAACACGCTCCTCGGGCACCTCCCAGAGGAGCGCGGGCGGGCCATCATGGAAGCCTGCGGCGAAATAGCGGCGGGAGAACTGACCGACCAGATCGTCGTCGACGCCTTCCAGGGCGGGGCGGGCACCTCCACCAACATGAATTTCAACGAGGTCATCGCCGGACGGGCCGCCGAACTGCTCGGCGGCGACCGGGGCGACCGCTCCCTGGTCAATCCCCTGCGCGACGTCAACATGCACCAGTCCACCAACGACGTGTACCCCACGGCGCTAAAGGTGGCGGCACTGGCCCTGCTGATCGAACTGGAACAGGCCATTGGCCGGTTCCAGGAATCCTTGCAGGAACGCGAGGCGGCCTTCCGGAACGTGGTCAAGGTGGCCCGGACCGAGTTGACGGACGCGGTGCCCATGACCCTGGGCATGACCTTCGGGGCCTTTGCCGACGCCGTGGCCCGGGACCGCTGGCGCATCTTCAAATGCCGAGAGCGGTTGAAACGGGTCAATCTCGGCGGCACGGCCATCGGTACGGGGCTGGGCGCGCCGCGCGACTACATCCTCTCCGTGACCGGGCATCTGGCGGCCATCACGGGCCTGCCCGTGTCCAGGGCGGAGAATCTAGTGGACGCAACCCAAAACATGGACGTCTTCGTCGAGGTTTCGGGCATGCTCAAGGCCTGCGCCGCCACCCTGCTGAAGATCGCCTCGGACCTGCGGCTGCTGTCCAGCGGGCCGGACGCCGGGTTCGGGGAAATCCTCTTGCCGCCACTGCAGGCCGGATCCTCGATCATGGCGGGCAAGATCAACCCGGTTATGCCCGAGGCCGCCACCCAGGCCGCCATCCGGGTCATGGCCAATGACCAGGCCATCACCATGGCCGCCGCTCTGGGTCAGTTGGAGCTCAACCACCTGCTGCCGCTCATCGCCCACGCACTGCCCGAATCCCTGACCCTGTTGACCGCCGCCTGCAACGGCCTGGCCGAGTGCTGCGTACCGGGCATCCGGGCCTGCGAGGAGCGTTGCCGGGAGCACGTGGAGCAAAGCTCGGCCCTGGGCACGGTCCTGGTGCCGTTCCTGGGCTACGACCGAGTCGGCGAGATGGTGGCCGAGGCCCGGGCGCAAGGCGAGACCGTGCGCGGCCACGCCCTGCGCATCGGCGTGGCCGACCCCGAGGCTCTCAAACGGCTGCTCCTACCCCGCCGATTATGCAAACTGGGGTTCACCCCGGAAGAATTCAAGGAAATGAAGACGCCATGAACTATCTCCATCCGCTACCCCATCCAAGCCGATCCGCCGCCCCTGCCAAGGCTATTTTCTCCCTCAGGACCAGCCCGCGCACCGGCATGCCCCCATTACCGGCCAAGGGGCCCGTCAAGGGAGGCCGCCATGTCGGATAAGGCACCGCGTGGAGTCAGGCTGGTCATCGCCCTGGTGGGGCGGCGCAATGCGGGCAAGTCGTCCCTGATCAACGCCCTCACCGGCCAGGACACCGCCATCGTCTCGGACACGCCGGGCACCACCACGGACCCGGTGGCCAAACCCTATGAGCTCCTGCCCCTGGGCCCGGTGACCTTCTACGACACCGCCGGGCTGGACGACCAAGGCGAACTGGGCGGACTGCGCGTCAAGGCCACGCGCAAGATTCTCTACCGCAGCGACGTGGCCGTGGTCGTGCTTGGCGAAGACGGGCTCACCGGCTACGAACAGGCCCTCATCGAGACCATCCGAGAACTGGATATTCCCTATATCGTGGCCTGGAACAAGGCGGACCTGCGGGCCCCCGGCGCGAACCCGATCCCGGCGGAAGCGGCCGCGCCCGTGCTTGAGGTCTCGGCCACGGACGGCCGCAACGTGGACAGACTCAAGCAGGCGATCATCGACGCGGCCCCGCCCGAGTACCGCCAGGAACGGCTCATCGTAGGCGACCTGATCAACGAGGGCGACAGCGTGCTCTGCGTGGTGCCCATCGACCTGGCCGCGCCCAAGGGGCGGCTGATCCTGCCCCAGGTCCAGGTCCTGCGCGAAATTCTGGACTGCGACGCCATGGGCACCATCATCAAGGAACGGGAGATCCAGGCGGCCCTGGAGGGATTCAACCGCAAG
The sequence above is a segment of the Desulfovibrio sp. Huiquan2017 genome. Coding sequences within it:
- a CDS encoding enolase C-terminal domain-like protein, producing MKKAPGQHCRIYYSRTQQRIGHFVNNFIVRPHVQIHVCGGPISTAAALQMEAAIPNFMIHELHRYALLEPNTKTCVHNYMPENGMYSVPDLPGLGQELTPETLAASRVVTVK
- a CDS encoding [FeFe] hydrogenase, group A → MKQIEGVMAQTNAPKGVDPDNLFFVQVDPTKCEACGTCEEHCATGAIQAINEEGIHQVVDPAACMNCGQCLVNCPYDAIYEGVSYVDEIFEKLKDPNTIVVSMPAPAVRYGLGECFGKATGTYVGGQMHAALRQLGFNYIWDNEFAADVTIMEEGTELIQRVKEQGQKDARPLPQFTSCCPGWIKFAETFYPDLLPNLSSCKSPIGMLGPLAKTYGAEETHTPAQKIYTVSIMPCIAKKYEGMRPEMADSGFRDIDATIDTRELAYMIKTAGIDFNSLPSQGPDPILGDSTGAATIFGNSGGVMEAALRLAYEVLSGEKLNNPDIKVVRTHEGINTADVKVPHFGTVKVAVASGLKNAAKLCDEVRAGKSPYHFIEIMTCPGGCVNGGGQPVDPDIRASLFRSTVAQINKRFRARRVGA
- a CDS encoding iron hydrogenase small subunit — translated: MKLNRRGFIKVCGMMAGYAVLGANLTREAVAATMDFVGLRQKSVYDADAHIYKVRKSQDNPMVKKLYDHKEGFLHDGPCGHMSHHLLHTHYVDRSARVKVLKEKGYKFNL
- a CDS encoding TM1266 family iron-only hydrogenase system putative regulator, translating into MQKRLGIIGIIIKDRNKAAGAVNNILSDHGEMIVGRMGLPFRERGVSIIDLIIEATTDEVGALTGKLGMLDGVQVKSLLV
- a CDS encoding aspartate ammonia-lyase yields the protein MRDRKPEETRIERDGIGELALPAEAYWGIHTLRAVRNFPFSGYRLHPAFIRSFAQVKQACAKTNTLLGHLPEERGRAIMEACGEIAAGELTDQIVVDAFQGGAGTSTNMNFNEVIAGRAAELLGGDRGDRSLVNPLRDVNMHQSTNDVYPTALKVAALALLIELEQAIGRFQESLQEREAAFRNVVKVARTELTDAVPMTLGMTFGAFADAVARDRWRIFKCRERLKRVNLGGTAIGTGLGAPRDYILSVTGHLAAITGLPVSRAENLVDATQNMDVFVEVSGMLKACAATLLKIASDLRLLSSGPDAGFGEILLPPLQAGSSIMAGKINPVMPEAATQAAIRVMANDQAITMAAALGQLELNHLLPLIAHALPESLTLLTAACNGLAECCVPGIRACEERCREHVEQSSALGTVLVPFLGYDRVGEMVAEARAQGETVRGHALRIGVADPEALKRLLLPRRLCKLGFTPEEFKEMKTP
- the hydF gene encoding [FeFe] hydrogenase H-cluster maturation GTPase HydF, which translates into the protein MSDKAPRGVRLVIALVGRRNAGKSSLINALTGQDTAIVSDTPGTTTDPVAKPYELLPLGPVTFYDTAGLDDQGELGGLRVKATRKILYRSDVAVVVLGEDGLTGYEQALIETIRELDIPYIVAWNKADLRAPGANPIPAEAAAPVLEVSATDGRNVDRLKQAIIDAAPPEYRQERLIVGDLINEGDSVLCVVPIDLAAPKGRLILPQVQVLREILDCDAMGTIIKEREIQAALEGFNRKPALVISDSQVIMSVAGDVPDDIPLTTFSTLFARYKGDLDRLVQGASAIDRLQDGDLVLIGEACSHHDVADDIGRVKIPRWMSQYTGRDLRFEVYSGHDFPEDLEKFSLVVHCGACMLNRTEMLRRMAECARRNVPMTNYGVAISKVQGVLDRIIAPFFR